A window of Clostridium taeniosporum genomic DNA:
TCCTTTGAATAATACTTAGTTATCTTGTTTTCATCTACTAATGGTTTTGTTGCTACTTCTATAGCTTCTTTCCAGTCAGTAATATCCGCATCTAATTGAGTAACTCTCTCAGGTAATAATTTAGTTATTTCACTTTCATTATCACCTTTAACTAAATCTATTAAATATTCACAATTTTTTTCATAACGTTTATTATAAATCTCAGTTTTAATTTTCTCTACATCGCTATTGTCTAATAATGGGTTAACTTTTATAACTTTGTATTTATCTGCTTTTACTGGGATAGTGCTTACTATAAAATCTATATCTGTACTTTCAAGTTCTTTATCAAGATCTTTTAATCTACACACATTTTTTATTACTAATTCGGGAATCATAGCCCCTATTCTTACTTTTAAAAGACTTGATGTTGCTAATCCTCCATTACATACTAGTAAGATTTTATATGTAAATTTAGATTTTATACTTCTTTCAAAGATAGCATCAAAGTACATTGCCATATACGCTATTTCTTCTTCTGGAAATTTTACACCTATAATGTCTTCTTTACTTGATAAAATATTTTCTGTTATTTGATATATAAAAGACATCTTATATTTTATTTCTTCTAACATAGGATTTTCTATGACTAAATTATTTTTTATTCTATGAATAGCCACTTTTAAATGCATTGCTATTTGGCTTGTAAATTCTAGATCATTACTACAATCTATATTAAGTACTTTGCAGAGTTCATCTAATATTTCTTTTGTTATGTTATTTACTTCTCCTCCAACAGCTCTTCTAGATCCATCAGATATCTTTAATAAATAACATATTTCTAAATCTTCTAATTCTAAGATTGCTTTTAAAACATTAAATTCTCTTCTTTTAATTAGATCATTTTTTTCCCTCCCAGAATATTTAATTTTGAAGTTATTATTACATCTACTTATTGATAATAAAGTTATAATTTCTAATTCTTCTATTGATTCTTCAGAGTATATTGTATCTATGCATTTTTCTATTTTCTCTATTTTTTCTTTTATAACAGAATATTTTAAATTAGTTTGATTTGTTAGTATTTCTTTAACATCATGTTTTAGTTCCTCATTCAACTTGCTATATATACTGAAGAAAACATTTCTTATTTTTTCTTCATTTTCATTTATAGTTATTCCATAATAAGTTTTCTTTGAAACTTTTATATCATACTCTTTTAATTTAGCAGTTACTAACTTAAAATCTTGAACTAATGTATTCTTACTAACATCAACATCTTTTGCTAATTCTTCAATTGTTACTTTTCCTTTTATTATTAAAAGCAATATAATCATTGTTATTCTGTCATCAGAAGAATAGACTTTATAATATTGTTCATTTATTATTTCTTGAATATTTTGATCATTTTTAAGGAATAACTTAATTCCCACTCGTGGTTTTCTTTCAAGAATTATATTAAACTCTTTTATCAATTCTTCTATAGAGTCTAAATCATTTCTAATTGTCCTAGAACTAACTTCAAAAAACTTAGCAATACAATCAATCGTTACATATTCATCTTTTAATTCTAAAAAATTAATTATATCCTTCTGTCTCTTGTTAAGTGTAATCAACTTTTCCCTCCTTAAGCTACCTTATATATTTATTGTATTCGGTTTCATATATTTCTTCTATACCAATTTACTTCACTAATTGTGGCAACTTTTATAATATATTTAGGTTTTAACCTGTATTCATAGTACACTAGCGAAACGTTTTACGTTAATATCTTTTATATTTTATTAATATGATGTGTACTTTTTCTATACTTTACATTTATAATTTCCTAGGAAATTTTTCCCTAATGTTGAAATTACTTTTTCTTAACTAATAATATTCTTAATAAATATTACTCTTTAAATTTCAGATAAAATATTACGTATAATTATAAGTTAATAAATTTAATTAATAATTTAAATTGTTAATGTAAATTCTTTATAAATATTTATTTTCCCTAATTAAAAATAGCTGTTACAAAATTAACTTAAAAGTTAGTTTTGTAACAACTACTTATTTTAAAAATAATATTATGAAATTTAAATTTCTAAAATTAATACTTGATATCCTTGTAATTTTAGTTTATTTTCTTCAGCATTTACTGTTTCATAATTATTAATTAATACATTCTTGTAACTTGGCAT
This region includes:
- a CDS encoding BglG family transcription antiterminator — its product is MITLNKRQKDIINFLELKDEYVTIDCIAKFFEVSSRTIRNDLDSIEELIKEFNIILERKPRVGIKLFLKNDQNIQEIINEQYYKVYSSDDRITMIILLLIIKGKVTIEELAKDVDVSKNTLVQDFKLVTAKLKEYDIKVSKKTYYGITINENEEKIRNVFFSIYSKLNEELKHDVKEILTNQTNLKYSVIKEKIEKIEKCIDTIYSEESIEELEIITLLSISRCNNNFKIKYSGREKNDLIKRREFNVLKAILELEDLEICYLLKISDGSRRAVGGEVNNITKEILDELCKVLNIDCSNDLEFTSQIAMHLKVAIHRIKNNLVIENPMLEEIKYKMSFIYQITENILSSKEDIIGVKFPEEEIAYMAMYFDAIFERSIKSKFTYKILLVCNGGLATSSLLKVRIGAMIPELVIKNVCRLKDLDKELESTDIDFIVSTIPVKADKYKVIKVNPLLDNSDVEKIKTEIYNKRYEKNCEYLIDLVKGDNESEITKLLPERVTQLDADITDWKEAIEVATKPLVDENKITKYYSKEIIKVIENLGNYMVFIPKVAFVHATPDNVLENSMALLTLKSEIQFGSKNKVPVKAMVVLANKTENMNLVNLLEIITKDNNIDKFKNAINYDEIKSIT